The region GAGGCATAGATGTTTGCCGGAGGCTATTCTTCGCCGATTCTACACGGCTTTTGCGCGTTTCCAAAATGAGTGTCAGAGTTAGTGGAAACGTGCTGTTTTACGCTCCATCAAAGGATATTCTATACTCTAAATATATGTCGGAACCCATCGCTATCGAATCCACTCTGAATGAGCGTCGTCTCTTCCCGCCGCCGCCAGCGTTTGCCGCAAATGCTCATATCAAAAGCTTTGACGAGTATGAGCGTTTGTATGCCGAGGCCGCTGCTGATCCGGAAGCATTTTGGGCGAAACAGGCAGAGAGTCTTGATTGGTTTCGGAAATGGGACACGATCCTCGAATGGAACGAGCCGTTTGCCAAGTGGTTTATTGGCGGCAAGATCAACATCTCTTACAACTGCCTCGACCGGCACCTTACCACGTCGCGAAAAAACAAAGCCGCTATCATCTGGGAAGGCGAGACGGGCGAGATAAAAACTATCACCTATCTCCAACTCCATCAGGAGGTCTCGCGATTTGCCAACGTTCTCAAAAGCTTGGGTGTAAAGACCGGCGACCGCGTCGCTCTATATATGCCGCTTGTCCCGGCTTTGGCTGTTGCAATGCTTGCCTGTGCTCGGATCGGCGCGACGCATACGGTGATTTTCGGCGGGTTTTCGGCTGACGCCATTCGCGACCGCGTTAATGATTGCGGGTGCAAGCTCATTGTCACCGCTGACGGCGGTTATCGGCGTGGGTCCGAGATCAAATTAAAAGATATCGTCGATGAGGCCGCAAAAGAATGTCCGGGCGTCGAGAATATCGTCGTCTTTCAACGGACGCATTCAAAAGTATCGATGAAGCCGGGTCGCGACCATTGGTGGCACGAATTGACGAGGACAGTAGGTGCAAACTGTCCTGCCGAAGAGCTCGATTCCGAGCATCCGCTTTTTATCCTTTACACCTCGGGAACGACCGGCAAACCAAAGGGCATTCTGCATACGACGGGCGGCTACCTTACCCAAACAGCTTACACAACGAAGATGATCTTTGATCTCAAGGACGAAGATATCTATTGGTGTACTGCTGATATCGGCTGGGTGACAGGACACAGTTATGTCGTTTACGGGCCGCTTGCAAACGGAGCGACTGTCTTTATGTACGAAGGGGCTCCGAATTTTCCCGATTTTGACCGGTTTTGGGACATCGTCGAACGCCACAAGATCACGATCTTTTACACGGCCCCAACAGCCATTCGTGCATTTATAAAATGGGGCGAGCAGTATCCGCTCAAACATGATCTTTCGTCTTTAAGACTTTTAGGTACGGTCGGCGAGCCTATAAATCCAGAGGCATGGATGTGGTATCACGAGGTGATCGGCAAAGGAAAATGTCCGATCGTCGATACATGGTGGCAAACGGAAACCGGCTCGGCGATGATCTCACCGCTGCCCGGCGCAACACCGACCGTGCCGGGAACTGCCACGCTGCCAATACCGGGCATTATTCTCGATGTTGTGACCAAGGCAGGAAAGCCTGTCGGAGTAAACGAAGGCGGTTATCTCGTCGCCAAACACCCGTGGCCGTCGATGCTTCGCACATTGTGGGGCGACGACGAACGCTACAAACAGGCTTACTGGTCAGAAATTCCCGGTTTCTATTTCGCCGGCGATGGAGCGCGGCGTGATGAGAACGGCTATTTTTGGATAATGGGCCGCGTCGATGACGTGATAAATGTCAGCGGCCACCGTCTTGGCACTGCGGAGATCGAATCTGCGCTCGTCTCACATGAAGCCGTCGCCGAGGCTGCCGTAGTTGGCCGTCCGGACGAGCTAAAGGGTCAGGCGATCGCAGCTTTTGTGACGCTTACGGGCGGGCATGTTGGCGGCGATGAGCTTAAAAATGAGCTTCGCTACCATGTCGCAAAAGAGATCGGTGCGCTGGCAAAACCCGATGATATTCGTTTTACCGATTCGCTTCCAAAGACGCGTTCGGGCAAGATCATGCGACGCCTGCTTCGTGAGATCGCATCGGGCGGCACAGTCGCGGGCGATGTCACGACGCTCGAAGATCTATCTGTACTGGAAAAATTACGAGAAGACGAAGAATAATATATGACAAACGCAAATTTAGAAACAGCAACGCTCGCGGCAGGATGTTTTTGGTGTGTCGAAGCAGTTTTTGACGATCTGAAAGGCGTTGAAGATGTTGTTTCGGGATATTCCGGCGGCCATACCGAAAATCCGACTTACCAACAAGTCTGTTCCGAAACGAC is a window of Chloracidobacterium sp. DNA encoding:
- the acs gene encoding acetate--CoA ligase, which translates into the protein MSEPIAIESTLNERRLFPPPPAFAANAHIKSFDEYERLYAEAAADPEAFWAKQAESLDWFRKWDTILEWNEPFAKWFIGGKINISYNCLDRHLTTSRKNKAAIIWEGETGEIKTITYLQLHQEVSRFANVLKSLGVKTGDRVALYMPLVPALAVAMLACARIGATHTVIFGGFSADAIRDRVNDCGCKLIVTADGGYRRGSEIKLKDIVDEAAKECPGVENIVVFQRTHSKVSMKPGRDHWWHELTRTVGANCPAEELDSEHPLFILYTSGTTGKPKGILHTTGGYLTQTAYTTKMIFDLKDEDIYWCTADIGWVTGHSYVVYGPLANGATVFMYEGAPNFPDFDRFWDIVERHKITIFYTAPTAIRAFIKWGEQYPLKHDLSSLRLLGTVGEPINPEAWMWYHEVIGKGKCPIVDTWWQTETGSAMISPLPGATPTVPGTATLPIPGIILDVVTKAGKPVGVNEGGYLVAKHPWPSMLRTLWGDDERYKQAYWSEIPGFYFAGDGARRDENGYFWIMGRVDDVINVSGHRLGTAEIESALVSHEAVAEAAVVGRPDELKGQAIAAFVTLTGGHVGGDELKNELRYHVAKEIGALAKPDDIRFTDSLPKTRSGKIMRRLLREIASGGTVAGDVTTLEDLSVLEKLREDEE